In the Sarcophilus harrisii chromosome 1, mSarHar1.11, whole genome shotgun sequence genome, one interval contains:
- the CEBPD gene encoding CCAAT/enhancer-binding protein delta: MSTALYSLDSPACYRNWSMEPANFYETNKGGGGGGGGPGGLGASCKPGRGPLSGCEEHGGGGGGGGGAGGGGGGGGGGANLAELSAAAPAMYDDESAIDFSSYIDSMSSVPNLELCHDELFADLFNSNHKPERGGGAGGHAGAGDYEYLPGHPAPPHPAAHKDFASAMASLLGAGSGASPPAALKQEPDWSDSDMSSSLLPSQIATCAQTIMNLSAAGQPTPPTSPEPSGCSSSSSCSSGRSPAAPAPPPPPHLGKEKGAAGGGGGGGKKSLDRFSPEYRQRRERNNIAVRKSRDKAKKRNQEMQQKLVELSSENEKLHKKIEQLTRDLSSLRQFFKQLPSSSFLPAGTASAGIDCR, encoded by the coding sequence ATGAGCACCGCGCTTTACAGCCTCGACAGCCCGGCATGCTACCGGAACTGGTCCATGGAGCCGGCCAACTTCTATGAGACGAATaaaggcggcggcggcgggggcggcggcCCCGGGGGGCTGGGAGCCTCCTGCAAGCCGGGCCGGGGCCCCCTGAGTGGCTGCGAGGAgcacggcggcggcggcggcggaggaggaggagcgggaggcggcggcggcggcggcgggggcggcgCTAACCTGGCGGAGCTGAGCGCGGCCGCCCCGGCCATGTACGACGACGAGAGCGCCATCGACTTCAGCTCGTACATCGACTCCATGTCCTCCGTGCCCAACCTGGAGCTGTGCCACGACGAGCTCTTCGCCGACCTCTTCAACAGCAACCACAAGCCCGAGCGCGGGGGCGGCGCGGGCGGGCACGCCGGCGCCGGGGACTACGAGTACCTGCCCGGGCACCCCGCGCCCCCGCACCCCGCGGCGCACAAGGACTTCGCCAGCGCCATGGCCAGCCTCCTGGGCGCGGGCAGCGGCGCGTCCCCGCCGGCGGCCCTGAAGCAGGAGCCCGACTGGAGCGACAGCGACATGTCCTCCTCCCTGCTGCCCTCCCAGATCGCCACCTGCGCGCAGACCATCATGAACCTGTCGGCGGCGGGCCAGCCCACGCCGCCCACCTCCCCGGAGCCGTCGGGCTGCAGCTCCAGCTCCAGCTGCTCCAGCGGCCGCTCCCCCGCGGCGcccgcgccgccgccgccgccgcaccTGGGCAAGGAGAAGGGCGccgccggcggcggcggcggcggcggcaagAAGTCCCTGGACCGCTTCAGCCCCGAGTACCGGCAGCGGCGGGAGCGCAACAACATCGCGGTGCGCAAGAGCCGGGACAAGGCCAAGAAGCGCAACCAGGAGATGCAGCAGAAGCTGGTGGAGCTCTCCTCGGAGAACGAGAAGCTGCACAAGAAGATCGAGCAGCTGACCAGGGACTTATCGAGCCTGAGACAGTTTTTCAAACAGCTGCCCAGTTCCTCCTTTCTCCCGGCCGGCACCGCCTCCGCGGGCATTGACTGTCGGTAA